The Candidatus Methylomirabilota bacterium genome includes a region encoding these proteins:
- a CDS encoding branched-chain amino acid ABC transporter permease, which produces MDVLYGLVAPFADIAGSPAFFVEVLIGGVVAGLMYSLVALGFVLIFKASGVFNFAQGVMVLFAALTLVGLMERGVPVVFALGLTALVMILLAFAIERVVLRPLVNQEHIILFMATIGLTFFLEGFGELLWGSNVKRLDVGIPDRSFSVAGVLVNELELSAGVTAAILVAVLAVFFHGTRVGRALRAVADDHEAALSIGIPLKTIWIIVWSVAGGVAIVAGIMWGAKSGVQFSLSLIALKSLPVLILGGFTSVPGAIAGGLIIGVGEKIGEVYWGPLVGGAIENWFAYGLALVFLLFRPQGLFGEKIIERV; this is translated from the coding sequence ATGGACGTGCTCTACGGGTTGGTGGCGCCCTTCGCCGATATCGCGGGGAGCCCGGCGTTCTTCGTCGAGGTGCTGATCGGCGGGGTCGTTGCCGGGCTCATGTACTCGCTGGTCGCCCTGGGCTTCGTGCTGATCTTCAAGGCGTCGGGCGTCTTCAACTTCGCCCAGGGGGTGATGGTGCTGTTCGCGGCGCTGACCCTGGTCGGGCTCATGGAGCGCGGCGTGCCCGTCGTTTTCGCCCTCGGGCTCACCGCGCTGGTGATGATCCTGCTCGCCTTCGCCATCGAGCGGGTGGTGCTGCGCCCGCTGGTCAACCAGGAGCACATCATCCTGTTCATGGCCACCATCGGGCTCACCTTCTTCCTCGAGGGCTTCGGCGAGCTGCTGTGGGGCAGCAACGTCAAGCGGCTCGACGTCGGTATCCCGGACCGGTCCTTCAGCGTGGCCGGCGTCCTCGTGAACGAGCTCGAGCTGTCCGCCGGCGTGACGGCGGCGATCCTGGTGGCTGTGCTCGCCGTCTTCTTCCACGGAACCCGGGTCGGGCGCGCCTTGCGCGCGGTCGCTGACGATCACGAGGCGGCGCTTTCCATCGGGATCCCGCTCAAGACCATCTGGATCATCGTCTGGTCGGTGGCGGGGGGTGTCGCCATCGTCGCCGGCATCATGTGGGGCGCCAAGAGCGGCGTGCAGTTCAGCCTCTCGCTCATCGCGCTGAAGTCGCTGCCCGTCCTCATCCTGGGCGGCTTCACCTCGGTGCCGGGCGCCATCGCGGGTGGCCTCATCATCGGCGTCGGCGAAAAGATCGGCGAGGTCTACTGGGGACCTCTCGTCGGCGGGGCGATCGAGAACTGGTTCGCCTACGGGCTGGCCCTGGTCTTCCTCCTGTTCCGGCCGCAGGGACTGTTCGGCGAGAAGATCATCGAGCGGGTGTGA
- a CDS encoding ABC transporter ATP-binding protein, which translates to MSALDGAGPLLEVEGVSVRFGALLALSRVSLEVRRGEMLAIIGPNGAGKTTLLNVISGFYHPYEGRIRFAGRDRTHLKPYDVAALGIARTFQNVALFKGMTVLDNIMTGRVLKTKGNLLLEALYWGPAMSQELRHRAFVERLIDFLEIEAIRKTPAGRLPYGLQKRVELGRALAAEPELLLLDEPMAGMNVEEKEDMCRFILDVNDEFDTTIVLVEHDMSVVMDISDRVVVLDYGRKIADGPPSEVRTDQTVIDAYLGVPHA; encoded by the coding sequence GTGAGCGCGCTCGACGGGGCCGGCCCGCTCCTGGAGGTCGAGGGCGTCAGCGTCCGCTTCGGCGCCTTGCTGGCCCTGAGCCGGGTGAGCCTCGAGGTGCGCCGCGGGGAAATGCTCGCCATCATCGGCCCCAACGGCGCCGGCAAGACCACGCTGCTGAACGTCATCAGCGGGTTCTACCACCCGTACGAGGGGCGGATCCGCTTCGCGGGGAGGGACCGGACCCACCTCAAGCCCTACGACGTCGCCGCCCTGGGCATCGCCCGCACGTTCCAGAACGTCGCCCTGTTCAAGGGCATGACGGTGCTGGACAACATCATGACCGGCCGCGTCCTGAAAACGAAGGGCAACCTCCTGCTGGAGGCGCTCTACTGGGGGCCGGCGATGAGCCAGGAGCTGCGGCACCGGGCCTTCGTCGAGCGCCTCATCGACTTCCTCGAGATCGAAGCGATCCGCAAGACGCCGGCCGGACGCCTGCCCTACGGTCTCCAGAAGCGGGTCGAGCTGGGTCGAGCATTGGCCGCCGAGCCGGAGCTCCTGCTGCTCGACGAGCCGATGGCGGGGATGAACGTGGAGGAGAAAGAGGACATGTGCCGCTTCATCCTCGACGTGAACGACGAGTTCGACACCACCATCGTGCTCGTCGAGCACGACATGAGCGTCGTCATGGACATCTCCGATCGGGTCGTCGTGCTCGACTACGGCCGGAAGATCGCCGACGGGCCGCCCTCCGAGGTCCGGACCGACCAGACGGTGATCGACGCCTACCTCGGGGTGCCCCATGCCTAG